AGGTATGAGCGTAGATCTGCATCTACATACGCATCATTCAGACGGCACCTGGTCGCCTGCCGAACTAGTTAAACACGCAATTTCGATACAGCTCAAACACATTGCTATAACCGACCATGATTCTATTCTCGGAATAGAAGAGGCGCAGGATGCCGCGAGTGGCCAACTGGAAATAATTCCCGGTATCGAGATCAATACAATTTTCACGCATGCTTCAGGTAGAAGAGAAGACATTCACGTACTCGGCTACTTTATCGATCCAACTGATACCACCTTGCAAAAGGTGCTGGCACGACAACAACAAGCCCGAAAAGAACACGTGTACGACTCGATCAAAGCGATTGCAGCGCTCGGTATCGATATCACCCCAGACTCAGTGCAGAAACACGCCGGCATCGGGTCTATCGGGCGCGCTCATATCACGATGGCC
This is a stretch of genomic DNA from Candidatus Melainabacteria bacterium. It encodes these proteins:
- a CDS encoding PHP domain-containing protein encodes the protein MSVDLHLHTHHSDGTWSPAELVKHAISIQLKHIAITDHDSILGIEEAQDAASGQLEIIPGIEINTIFTHASGRREDIHVLGYFIDPTDTTLQKVLARQQQARKEHVYDSIKAIAALGIDITPDSVQKHAGIGSIGRAHITMAIVEAGGAADVNEAWEKFMTRKSPHYVPRNSVSPADAVRAINAAGGIASIAHPGGAKHIDALILQLREEAGLAAIEAYHRVHSNDLTNHFIELAQKNNMLITGGSDCHGPFEDYAPTVGSVPLPLENLRKLRECHANQALR